The following proteins are co-located in the Cutaneotrichosporon cavernicola HIS019 DNA, chromosome: 3 genome:
- a CDS encoding uncharacterized protein (Tetratricopeptide repeats), translated as MSNFIAGGVECGPTSALKDVSSRVDRDYGLQRDRYAAQHQAGPSAGPSAFRTRPGAPAGPAAQAQPSFDLSQLRSHLPAQAGPVHTGPTMQMQPAQAQAPARWAEGFDSKGKSRAVDGLWGNEFGRQQSASPAQQQQPQAAPWQRGPAFAEPRYMGNMGMPMMPQMPMYQPQPVYQQPPTLMHPAPQKAVPLPPTQVPQEPAQQQEQPRQGERPHDELARTAQALVDQLDKEELGQNQKLAESQFVRLLRGLGDGSVVVQEGSSAAKEGTEVGEGAKFVDSNGGGDWASAFLDSGSAPQTMQQAATATGEFQTALTMNDDVTGLRRRKSVHFDEPTFVSAVPSTLEEAQNMTATAVPGASTSWEEDLTDDFNDEAFMQYNGRMPQIAEQTGQTTSDREGWDELTASWYDQDTAPQPYLFHQANPYAMGAPIVRELSPTTMGVLELEAAVQQEPRDASAWLALGLKQQENEREDAAIRALHRAVELQPETRAAWLALAVSYTNEGKDDRAHDALEHWLNLTQPGGATETMGESRDQRATRIVNRLIDIARQRPDDLDVDVQVALGVLFNASEDYAKAEDCFTAALEARPDDWVLHNRLGATLANSGRSHEAIKFYHRALGLHPNFVRAQFNLGISYINLAQYRLAAQCIVDAIRLQHSDVTEGYGADSTGDYTKGVTSEALWTTLRMACLHLQRPDLVALANQHDLSGFPLEL; from the exons ATGTCCAACTTCATCGCCGGCGGGGTGGAGTGCGGTCCCACGAGCGCCCTCAAGGATGTGTCATCACGTGTCGACCGCGACTACGGCCTCCAACGT GACCGCTATGCTGCTCAACATCAAGCTGGACCCAGCGCCGGCCCCAGTGCA TTCCGCACGCGCCCGGGTGCACCAGCAGGACCagctgcgcaagcgcaGCCCTCTTTCGACCTCTCCCAACTTCGCTCGCACCTGCCTGCCCAGGCAGGGCCTGTGCATACAGGTCCAACCATGCAGATGCAACCAGCACAGGCACAGGCGCCTGCGCGCTGGGCAGAAGGCTTCGACTCCAAGGGCAAGTCACGCGCTGTGGACGGCCTATGGGGCAACGAGTTTGGGCGCCAACAGTCCGCGTCTCCGgcacagcagcagcaaccgCAAGCGGCGCCCTGGCAGCGCGGCCCGGCGTTTGCCGAACCCCGGTACATGGGGAATATGGGGATGCCTATGATGCCTCAGATGCCGATGTACCAGCCGCAGCCAGTGTACCAGCAGCCGCCAACGCTCATGCATCCAGCGCCCCAGAAAGCCGTGCCCCTTCCACCCACGCAGGTGCCCCAGGAACCAGCTCAGCAGCAGGAACAGCCACGACAGGGCGAGCGGCCACATGATGAGCTTGCGCGCACAGCACAGGCCCTCGTTGaccagctcgacaaggaggagctcggccagAATCAGAAGCTCGCTGAGAGCCAGTTCGTACGACTGCTCCGTGGGCTTGGCGACGggtcggtggtggtgcaGGAGGGCTCGAGCGCTGCCAAGGAGGGCAcggaggtgggcgagggtGCCAAGTTTGTCGACTCAaatggcggcggcgactgGGCGAGCGCATTCCTTGACAGTGGCTCGGCGCCACAGACGATGCAGCAAGCTGCAACGGCGACCGGCGAATTCCAG ACGGCTCTCACCATGAACGACGACGTGACGGGCCTGCGACGACGCAAGAGTGTGCACTTTGACGAACCCACTTTCGTGAGCGCTGTACCATCCActctggaggaggcgcaaAACATGACAGCCACGGCCGTGCCtggcgcctcgacgtcatgggaggaggacttAACCGACGACTTTAACGACGAGGCGTTCATGCAGTACAACGGACGGATGCCGCAAATCGCTGAGCAGACGGGGCAAACGACGTCGGACCGCGAGGGCTGGGACGAACTCACCGCATCATGGTACGACCAGGACACGGCGCCGCAGCCGTACCTCTTCCACCAGGCCAACCCATACGCGATGGGCGCACCGATCGTGCGCGAGCTGTCTCCAACTACAATG GGTGTGCTCGAGCTAGAGGCTGCCGTGCAGCAGGAACCACGCGATGCATCGGCGTGGCTCGCTCTCGGTCTGAAGCAGCAGGAGAACGAAAGAGAGGACGCGGCCATTCGCGCGCTGCaccgcgccgtcgagctgcaGCCGGAAACGCGCGCTGCGtggctcgcgctcgcggttTCGTACACcaacgagggcaaggacgaccgtgcgcacgacgcgctcgagcactGGCTCAACCTCACGCAACCAGGTGGTGCGACAGAGACGATGGGTGAGAGCCGCGACcagcgcgcgacgcgcatCGTCAACCGCCTCATCGACATTGCGCGTCAGCGTcccgacgacctcgacgtcgatgtcCAGGTTGCCCTGGGTGTCCTGTTCAACGCGAGCGAGGACTACGCCAAGGCTGAGGACTGCTTCACGGCCGCACTGGAGGCCCGCCCAGATGACTGGGTGCTGCACAACCGCCTCGGTGCGACGCTGGCCAACTCGGGCCGCTCCCACGAAGCCATCAAGTTCTACCACCGCGCCCTGGGCCTCCACCCCAACTTTGTGCGGGCGCAATTCAACCTCGGCATCTCGTACATCAACCTCGCGCAGTACCGTCTCGCGGCGCAGTgcatcgtcgacgcgaTTCGCCTGCAGCACTCAGACGTGACTGAGGGATACGGAGCCGACTCGACCGGCGACTACACCAAGGGCGTGACGTCTGAGGCGCTGTGGACCACGCTCCGCATGGCgtgcctccacctccagagacccgacctcgtcgcccttgccaaCCAACACGACCTGA